In Vespa crabro chromosome 5, iyVesCrab1.2, whole genome shotgun sequence, a single window of DNA contains:
- the LOC124424300 gene encoding synaptotagmin-5-like — MVDTGLFGPWGQIIFIIIIATVVLFVLLIVACFLTPGCIGYECTRKRKKESTNILSRMKEGSNDNVKLNDVSYRSWRLGSLYENGNNGNGTISENVEFQRNSVNSTCGQFESIETSSTLNLIQIEKRKNDKKEKEFPTELTLSLQYFPPCDETITGKFVVGIEALSSLPPKQYNCTIEPYVALNIVKQSWSHRKQMKLHSFRTRGIRHTVNPIYRETFVVANAKPHEVKEWALDIAAYDHDRYANHTELCSLKVAIKDVKIIFKSPEKHMFNYRMKPSYQEFGKILLGVSYLPTAQRLTINIMELRNIKVLKFVPSLNEFYPYVRVLMLNGKTGKKMKKRKTRTLHACAQPEFNETLTFDVTYDQLDSVQFLIVLCSRVSLKNIELTSCNEHQSDSEDSSVNSFKKTEDIFIGKVALGKGVRGSMERLHWFLILQSPRKLVNIWHTLK; from the exons ATGGTGGACACCGGATTATTTGGCCCATGGGGCCAAATTAtattcatcatcattattgcaACGGTTGTCCTCTTTGTCTTACTTATCGTCGCCTGCTTCTTAACACCTGGTTGCATCGGTTACGAGTGTACAAGAAAACGCA aGAAAGAATCTACGAATATTCTGTCtcgaatgaaagaaggaagtAACGACAATGTCAAGTTGAACGATGTAAGTTACAGATCTTGGAGATTGGGAAGTCTTTACGAAAATGGTAACAACGGCAATG GAACGATCAGCGAAAACGTAGAATTTCAAAGGAACTCGGTTAATTCGACTTGTGGCCAATTCGAAAGCATCGAAACATCATCAACTTTG AATTTGATTCAAATCGAAAAACggaagaacgataaaaaggaaaaggaatttCCGACTGAATTGACTTTGAGTTTGCAATATTTTCCTCCTTGCGACGAAACTATTACGGGAAAATTCGTAGTCGGCATCGAG GCCCTATCCAGTCTTCCACCGAAACAATACAATTGCACGATCGAGCCTTACGTGGCTTTAAATATTGTGAAACAATCGTGGAGTCACAGGAAACAAATGAAATTGCATAGTTTCAGAACGAGAGGCATTAGACATACGGTCAATCCGATTTACAGGGAAACTTTTGTGGTGGCCAATGCAAAACCTCACGAAGTTAAG GAATGGGCATTAGACATAGCAGCGTACGATCACGATAGGTACGCCAATCACACTGAATTGTGTTCATTGAAAGTGGCAATCAAGGATgttaagataatatttaaaagtccCGAGAAGCATATGTTCAATTATAGAATGAAACCATCCTATCAG GAATTCGGCAAAATTTTATTAGGTGTAAGTTATTTGCCAACGGCGCAGAGATTAACGATTAACATAATGGAATTGCGGAACATTAAAGTTCTTAAATTCGTACCCagtttaaatgaatttt ATCCGTATGTAAGAGTACTGATGTTGAATGGAAAGAcgggaaagaaaatgaaaaagagaaaaacgagaacGCTTCACGCCTGCGCTCAACCGGAATTCAATGAGACGTTGACATTCGATGTGACATATGATCAATTGGATTCcgtacaatttttaattgtattatgcAGTAGG gtttcgttgaaaaatatcgaactTACGAGTTGCAACGAGCATCAGAGTGACAGCGAGGACTCTTCGgtaaattcgtttaaaaagaCCGAAGACATTTTTATCGGTAAAGTAGCTCTTGGAAAGGGAGTCAGAGGTTCTATGGAAAGATTACATTGGTTTTTGATTTTACAAAGTCCGCGTAAACTAGTCAACATTTGGCATACTTTAAAATAA
- the LOC124424277 gene encoding myosin-9-like, producing MAREENKNKYSNIEHIRTNMLWMDIKIVDPEMESLMKQLNEEQTRLKEALREKLRLMKYDTDTIQKENEQKKEWLQSRGIQLEEKKDYLVVKVENEIRIKEELTDPFTDQNEYQEEKLIIQPSEELGYTEKTNNNTIIQARDTEVEVGRLKNCNKKTNNEESNDDTLKKNSQIINKEINNSDINNQSTKEESAIGTRMSMNTQVNVEPVEDILLNKKKPKRGMKRRRIPKKYRVSLKREKNIKEKTEEVQNNNDIESEDQP from the coding sequence ATGGCGcgcgaagaaaataagaacaaatatTCTAACATAGAACATATACGTACAAACATGCTTTGGATGGATATAAAGATTGTCGACCCTGAAATGGAATCTTTAATGAAACAATTAAATGAAGAACAAACAAGATTGAAGGAGGCATTGCGTGAAAAGTTACGTTTAATGAAGTATGATACAGATACTatacagaaagaaaatgaacaaaaaaaagaatggttaCAGTCCAGAGGAATACAattggaggaaaaaaaagactaTCTGGTTGTCAAGGTAGAGAATGAAATTAGAATAAAGGAGGAACTTACAGATCCCTTTACAGATCAGAATGAGTATCAGGAAGAGAAGCTGATTATACAACCTTCAGAAGAACTTGGCTATACTGaaaaaaccaataataatacaataatacagGCAAGGGATACCGAAGTAGAAGTTGGTAGGTTGAAAAATTGCaacaaaaagacaaataatgaGGAGAGTAATGATGAtactttaaagaaaaatagtcaaataataaataaagaaataaataatagtgatattaataatcaaagtaCGAAAGAGGAATCTGCAATTGGAACGAGAATGTCTATGAATACACAAGTAAATGTAGAACCGGTTGAggatattttattgaataaaaagaaaccaaaacgTGGTATGAAAAGACGTCGAATTCCTAAGAAATATAGAGTCAgtttaaaaagggaaaagaatatcaaagaaaagacagaagaagtacaaaataataatgatattgaaaGTGAAGATCAGCCTTAA
- the LOC124424278 gene encoding uncharacterized protein LOC124424278 has translation MATFAKISILRLSIVIFLLRDYATSLIIPEELPTILSLIYSNIPPIKKGTDSRLGIGFRLGEHADFQILFELGPQTDTDPIGTNESKKRRDAMYTAAMKGELGPLAQAIAKYQTERRIYEELEKLKKLEEKMKNIEVQNMENNKTDTSSDWLVNWSKEMSKSSVTQVPLKQVSNEEISLNTSGSNQKTQSSVSKEKLEELKKLYKSVTVDNNT, from the exons ATGGCTACGTTCGCAAAGATCTCGATTCTAAGACTGAGCATCGTGATCTTCCTCCTCCGCGACT ATGCTACGAGTCTGATTATACCGGAAGAACTTCCTACGATACTTTCGCTAATTTATTCGAACATACCGCCAATAAAAAAAG GAACGGACTCGAGACTTGGCATTGGTTTTCGGCTCGGCGAACATGCTGATTTTCAAATTCTCTTTGAATTAGGACCTCAAACTGATACCGATCCAATTGGTACCAACGAAtccaagaaaagaagagac GCAATGTACACAGCTGCGATGAAGGGAGAATTAGGCCCTTTGGCACAAGCTATAGCAAAATATCAAACTGAACGTAGGATATATGAGGAATTGGAAAAGCTCAAGAAGCTCGaggagaagatgaagaataTTGAAGTTCAgaatatggaaaataataaaact GATACTTCCAGTGATTGGTTGGTAAACTGGAGTAAGGAAATGTCAAAGTCCTCCGTGACTCAAGTGCCATTAAAACAAGTTTCCAATGaggaaatttctttaaataccAGCGGTAGTAATCAGAAAACCCAGTCTTCTGTGAGCAAAGAGAAACTAGAAGaactaaaaaaattatataaatcagtGACAGTTGATAATAACActtaa